Proteins encoded together in one Labrus bergylta chromosome 20, fLabBer1.1, whole genome shotgun sequence window:
- the uba5 gene encoding ubiquitin-like modifier-activating enzyme 5 — MSTMEELKLRVRELENELIKCKQKQEVQNQELHRPKIHKMSSEVVDSNPYSRLMALKRMGIVDDYERIRTFTVAVVGVGGVGSVTAEMLTRCGIGKLLLFDYDKVELANMNRLFFQPHQAGLSKVEAAEHTLRNINPDVSFETHNYNITTMDNFTHFMDRVSHGGLEEGTPVDLLLSCVDNFEARMAINTACNELGQTWMESGVSENAVSGHIQLIIPGETACFACAPPLVVAANIDEKTLKKDGVCAASLPTTMGVVAGLLVQNVLKYLLKFGTVSYYLGYNAMQDFFPSMAMKANPQCNDRYCRRQQEEYKKKEAERPKVEVVEEEEEEVVHEDNEWGIEVVSEVTDAELQAATGAVPDLPEGITVAYTIPAESAASGDTVGETEQSLEELMAQMRKL; from the exons ATGTCGACGATGGAGGAGCTGAAGCTGCGCGTGAGGGAGTTAGAGAACGAGCTGattaaatgtaaacagaaacaggaagttcagAATCAAGAACTCCACAGACCCAAGATCCACAAGATGAGCTCTGAAGTGGTCGATTCCAACCCGTACAG TCGGCTGATGGCTCTGAAGAGAATGGGCATCGTGGATGATTATGAG AGAATCCGGACGTTTACAGTGGCTGTGGTCGGCGTTGGAGGAGTTGGCAGTGTGACCGCTGAAATGCTCACTAGATGTGGCATTGGTAAG CTGCTCCTCTTCGACTACGATAAAGTCGAGCTGGCCAACATGAACCGGCTGTTCTTCCAGCCTCACCAGGCGGGCCTCAGTAAAGTTGAAGCTGCAGAGCACACGCTCAG AAACATCAACCCAGATGTTTCATTTGAGACTCACAACTACAACATCACCACCATGGACAACTTCACACACTTCATGGACCGAGTCAG TCATGGAGGTCTAGAAGAAGGGACGCCGGTGGATTTACTCCTGAGCTGTGTGGACAACTTTGAGGCCAGGATGGCAATTAACACG GCTTGTAATGAACTGGGTCAGACCTGGATGGAGTCTGGTGTCAGTGAGAACGCTGTTTCAGGACACATCCAGCTCATCATTCCTGGAGAGACGGCTTGTTTCGCt TGTGCTCCTCCTCTAGTGGTGGCGGCTAACATCGAtgaaaaaaccctgaaaaaggACGGCGTGTGTGCGGCCAGCTTACCGACAACAATGGGCGTGGTCGCGGGCCTCCTGGTGCAAAATGTCCTCAA gtaCTTGTTAAAGTTCGGCACAGTCAGTTATTATCTGGGCTACAACGCCATGCAGGACTTCTTTCCCAGCATGGCGATGAAAGCAAACCCCCAGTGCAACGACCGCTACTGCCGGAGACAACAGGAGGAATACAAG AAGAAAGAAGCAGAACGGCCAAAAGTTGAagttgtagaagaagaagaggaggaagtggtACACGAGGACAACGAGTGGG GTATTGAAGTCGTATCAGAGGTGACTGACGCAGAGCTACAGGCTGCGACGGGCGCCGTGCCAGACCTCCCAGAGGGCATCACTGTCGCTTACACAATTCCAGCTGAG aGCGCAGCGAGCGGCGACACCGTGGGGGAGACTGAACAAAGCCTGGAGGAGTTGATGGCTCAGATGAGGAAGTTGTAG
- the si:dkey-96n2.3 gene encoding uracil nucleotide/cysteinyl leukotriene receptor, giving the protein MNISAEEASGGFLTSHSHQENILFSTFYILIFIIAVPGNVLALWAFFHQSSSSPSKVFLQHLSVADISYVLILTMRIVYHLMDSHWPFGPVVCQLAGFLFYLNLYCSMYLMSFISLDRFLAVVLPLKSQSLRKAVYAKVVVGVLWVTIIVSMSPLLFSKKNVTNNNSTGMCSQLYLERTSHTALASTIVAFVLPLSTIVVSYFLILLKLRTVRQQVERPVKDKAVKMIILILVNFLLAFVPYHVSRVIYIENCSQGRVAKASCEALGKINRITSALTCVGGILDPVLYFFLNRVYRDKLIQLFCKDKGTRINKLNM; this is encoded by the coding sequence ATGAACATCTCCGCTGAGGAAGCGTCAGGCGGCTTCCTTACAAGTCACTCCCACCAGGAGAACAttctattttccacattttacatcCTGATTTTCATCATCGCCGTGCCTGGGAATGTCCTGGCGCTGTGGGCCTTCTTCCACCAGAGCAGCTCGTCTCCGTCCAAAGTCTTCCTGCAGCACCTGTCTGTAGCGGACATCTCGTACGTCCTCATCTTAACCATGCGCATAGTTTACCATCTCATGGACAGCCACTGGCCTTTCGGACCTGTGGTGTGTCAACTGGCAGGCTTCCTCTTTTACTTGAACCTGTACTGCAGCATGTACTTGATGAGTTTCATCAGCCTGGACAGATTCCTCGCCGTGGTTCTCCCCTTGAAGTCACAGTCACTTAGGAAAGCTGTGTATGCAAAGGTAGTGGTCGGCGTCCTTTGGGTGACAATCATTGTGTCTATGAGTCCTTTACTTTTCTCTAAAAAGAATGTGACTAATAATAACTCAACTGGCATGTGCAGCCAACTGTACTTAGAGAGGACATCGCACACGGCTTTGGCCTCGACCATCGTGGCGTTCGTTCTTCCCCTCTCCACCATTGTGGTCTCTTACTTCCTGATTCTGCTGAAATTGAGAACAGTCAGACAACAGGTAGAACGGCCGGTGAAAGACAAAGCCGTGAAAATGATCATCCTCATCTTGGTGAACTTCCTGTTGGCCTTCGTGCCCTACCACGTGAGCAGGGTCATCTACATAGAAAACTGCAGCCAGGGCCGCGTGGCCAAGGCGAGCTGCGAGGCTCTCGGGAAGATCAATCGGATCACATCCGCGCTCACCTGCGTCGGTGGCATTCTGGATCCTGTGTTGTATTTCTTTCTGAACCGTGTGTACAGGGACAAACTGATTCAGCTGTTCTGCAAGGACAAAGGGACGAGGATCAATAAGCTAAATatgtaa